One Rosa chinensis cultivar Old Blush chromosome 5, RchiOBHm-V2, whole genome shotgun sequence genomic region harbors:
- the LOC112203484 gene encoding LOW QUALITY PROTEIN: putative pentatricopeptide repeat-containing protein At3g23330 (The sequence of the model RefSeq protein was modified relative to this genomic sequence to represent the inferred CDS: inserted 2 bases in 2 codons; deleted 1 base in 1 codon; substituted 2 bases at 2 genomic stop codons): MYEQALARLKEMGNANLKPDSFTLSSVLPVFAEYVDIKGKEIHLYAVRHVSSLIDMCGNSTHTEDSLKVFSLLCRRDSISWNSIFGGCVKNGMFDXLKLSQQMSPFQACAHLTTLHLGKQLHGYVIRRGFEDNIYVVSSLVNMYAKCGNIKMAMXIFDKRSNVIYMVSWTAMTMGCALQGHAYDAISLFEQTKGEAIKPTYVAFMAALTACSHAGLVDEAWKYYNSMTKKYRIALGIEHYAAVADLLGRAGRLDKAYRFISSMHIEPTGSVWSTLLAACGVHKNVELAEKVAEKIFVVDPENSGSYVLLSNIYSAAKKXREVAEMRILMRNKGMKKRPPCSWIEVKNKVHAFVVGDESQPYCIEIIKALEVLLEQMEREGYVPNTNEVLQDVEEEQKKYLLCHHSERLAMAFGIISTPAGXRVTRNLWVCMDCHTATKLISKIVGRLSEIISGFTISRVCAVLSGGGYAEMAAVQEGLVFPIPKSISVEEAASFPQVACSVWAALFTEDMPSSEYWLPAGRNSRLIAGETILVHGGSGGIGSFAIQLAKARGVKVIVTAGSDKLEYCKTIGADACISFNYKDKEDDFIERVNRETVANKGVDVVLSSLPIEYMPRNHACVKQGGMVIKMNGCWMLPKDTRASTPQAKNVNSELQANFNIGVAGFRFRKLEERAKVVEEVQKHVWPLIEVGKVKPVVHHRFPFAKAAEAHRLMESGKHFGKILLIPNDRFENSRIEQS; encoded by the exons ATGTATGAACAAGCTTTAGCAAGGTTGAAAGAGATGGGGAATGCCAACTTGAAGCCTGATTCTTTTACTTTGTCTAGTGTTCTTCCGGTTTTTGCAGAGTATGTAGATATTAAGGGAAAGGAGATTCATTTGTATGCCGTAAGACATGTCAGTAGCTTGATTGACATGTGTGGAAACTCTACCCATACAGAGGACTCTCTGAAAGTGTTCAGCCTGCTATGTCGGCGTGATTCCATTTCGTGGAACTCGATTTTTGGAGGATGTGTGAAGAATGGTATGTTTG GGCTAAAACTAAGCCAACAGATGTCTCCTTTTCAAGCTTGTGCCCACTTGACCACTCTACATCTGGGGAAGCAGCTCCATGGATACGTAATTCGGCGAGGATTTGAGGATAATATCTACGTAGTAAGCTCACTAGTGAACATGTATGCCAAATGTGGTAACATTAAGATGGCGATGTAGATTTTTGACAAAAGG AGCAACGTGATATATATGGTGTCATGGACAGCCATGACTATGGGATGTGCATTGCAGGGTCATGCATATGATGCCATTTCCTTATTTGAGCAGACGAAGGGAGAGGCAATAAAGCCTACTTATGTTGCTTTCATGGCTGCATTGACTGCGTGTAGCCATGCTGGATTGGTAGACGAAGCTTGGAAGTATTATAATAGTATGACCAAAAAATATAGGATTGCTCTAG GTATAGAGCACTATGCTGCTGTTGCAGACCTTCTTGGTAGAGCTGGAAGGTTGGACAAAGCTTATCGCTTTATCTCTAGCATGCATATAGAACCAACAGGAAGTGTATGGTCAACATTGTTGGCTGCTTGTGGAGTTCACAAGAATGTTGAATTGGCAGAAAAGGTTGCTGAAAAAATATTTGTTGTTGATCCTGAGAACAGTGGATCTTATGTGCTTTTGTCAAATATATATTCTGCTGctaagaaatgaagagaagtagCAGAAATGAGAATCTTGATGAGAAATAAGGGCATGAAAAAAAGGCCACCCTGCAGCTGGATTGAAGTTAAAAACAAGGTTCATGCTTTTGTAGTGGGAGATGAATCCCAACCATATTGTATTGAGATAATCAAGGCTCTGGAAGTTCTCTTGGAGCAGATGGAGCGAGAAGGGTATGTGCCAAACACAAATGAGGTGCTCCAAGATGTTGAAGAGGAGCAAAAGAAGTACCTGTTGTGTCACCACAGTGAGAGGCTTGCCATGGCATTTGGCATCATCAGCACTCCTGCTG ACCGAGTAACAAGAAACCTTTGGGTATGTATGGATTGCCACACAGCAACGAAACTTATATCCAAGATTGTCGGAAGACTGTCAGAGATAATATCTGGTTTCACCATTTCAAGG GTGTGTGCTGTTCTTAGTGGAGGAGGATACGCTGAGATGGCAGCTGTTCAAGAAGGATTAGTATTTCCTATCCCCAAAAGCATTTCTGTGGAGGAGGCTGCTAGTTTCCCTCAGGTGGCTTGTAGTGTTTGGGCCGCACTTTTTACTGAAGACATGCCATCTTCTGAATATTGGTTACCTGCTGGTAGGAACAGTCGGCTAATTGCCGGTGAAACTATATTG GTTCATGGGGGATCCGGGGGAATTGGTTCATTTGCAATACAGTTAGCAAAAGCCCGGGGTGTAAAGGTGATTGTCACAGCAG GTAGTGACAAGTTAGAGTATTGTAAGACAATTGGAGCTGATGCATGCATCAGTTTCAATTACAAGGACAAGGAAGATGACTTTATTGAACGGGTAAATAGAGAAACAGTTGCCAACAAAG GTGTTGATGTCGTCTTGAGTAGCCTCCCGATTGAATATATGCCGCGGAACCATGCCTGTGTTAAGCAAGGTGGGATGGTTATTAAGATGAATGGTTGTTGGATGCTACCAAAAGATACTCGTGCTAGCACTCCACAGGCAAAAAATGTTAATTCTGAGCTTCAGGCGAACTTCAACATAGGAG TGGCTGGCTTTCGGTTTAGAAAGCTAGAAGAGAGAGCAAAAGTTGTCGAGGAGGTACAGAAGCATGTGTGGCCATTAATAGAAGTTGGTAAGGTAAAACCTGTTGTGCATCATCGTTTTCCATTCGCTAAAGCAGCAGAGGCTCACCGGCTCATGGAGAGTGGCAAGCATTTCGGAAAGATCCTGCTTATTCCTAATGACAGATTTGAGAATTCAAGGATAGAACAGAGTTAG
- the LOC112168386 gene encoding gamma-glutamyl hydrolase 1 isoform X2, with amino-acid sequence MQQYGISPETLEESQDLSSFFKILTTSTDKNDKVYVSTVHAYHYPVTAFQWHPEKTAFEWGLPMIPHSEDAIHVTQHIANFLISEARKSLNRPPIQDVLDNLIYNYSPTFCGKAGKGYDEVYIFKQPSLAHL; translated from the exons ATGCAACAGTATGGTATCTCACCAGAGACGTTGGAAGAGAGCCAAGATCTATCAAGTTTTTTTAAGATCTTGACAACCAGTACTGATAAAAATGATAAG GTCTATGTCTCCACAGTACATGCATACCACTATCCTGTGACTGCCTTCCAATGGCATCCGGAG AAAACTGCTTTTGAATGGGGGTTACCGATGATTCCACACTCAGAAGATGCCATTCACGTGACTCAGCACATCGCAAACTTTTTGATCAG CGAGGCAAGGAAGTCATTAAACAGGCCACCTATTCAGGATGTCCTCGACAATCTCATCTACAATTACAGTCCAACATTTTGTGGGAAGGCAGG GAAGGGATACGATGAAGTTTACATCTTTAAACAACCTTCACTCGCACATTTGTAA